A single Candidatus Bathyarchaeum sp. DNA region contains:
- a CDS encoding 30S ribosomal protein S8 yields the protein MPMMDTLANGLTTIINNEMRRKRECIINQASKLLGRVLRVMQLNGYIGEFEFIDDGRSGKFRVQLLGRVNKCGAIKPRIPVSSKEIENWEKQFLPSRDIGVLVFSTSQGVLSHKEVREKKIGGRLLAFVY from the coding sequence ATGCCAATGATGGACACGCTCGCAAATGGTTTGACAACAATCATCAATAACGAAATGCGCCGAAAACGAGAATGCATAATCAATCAGGCATCCAAGTTACTAGGGCGTGTTTTGAGAGTAATGCAGCTTAACGGCTATATCGGAGAATTCGAATTCATTGACGATGGCCGCTCTGGAAAATTCCGAGTGCAACTTCTTGGACGAGTTAATAAATGTGGTGCAATTAAACCCAGAATTCCTGTTAGCTCCAAAGAAATCGAGAACTGGGAAAAACAGTTTCTTCCCTCTCGAGACATCGGTGTGCTGGTCTTTTCCACCTCTCAAGGCGTTCTGTCCCACAAAGAGGTAAGAGAGAAAAAGATTGGCGGTCGTCTTTTGGCCTTTGTTTATTAG
- a CDS encoding 30S ribosomal protein S17 yields MSALTAKKPKKTCDDINCPFHGTLALRGHALEGTVVSNKMEKTVIVRRDYLNYVPKYRRYEKRRNNVPAHNPPCLNVKAGDKVRLAECRPISKTVGFVVIEKLEDGSSGSTS; encoded by the coding sequence ATGTCAGCATTAACCGCAAAAAAACCAAAGAAAACATGTGATGATATTAACTGCCCCTTCCATGGGACATTAGCATTGAGAGGACACGCACTAGAAGGTACAGTCGTAAGCAACAAAATGGAAAAAACCGTTATTGTTCGTCGTGACTACCTTAATTACGTTCCAAAATACCGAAGATACGAAAAAAGACGAAATAACGTACCCGCACACAACCCCCCCTGCCTAAACGTCAAAGCAGGAGACAAAGTACGCCTAGCTGAATGCCGCCCAATAAGCAAGACAGTTGGCTTCGTAGTAATAGAAAAACTGGAGGATGGATCAAGTGGCAGCACGAGCTAA
- a CDS encoding 50S ribosomal protein L19e — MSLKSQRRLAAEIMKVGETRVWIDPERIDYVEAAITREEIRKLIHEKVVKRLPATGVSRSRARLLAQKRKKGLRRGPGGKSGPARSKVSKKEVWMNRIRPIRRRLRDLKETRAITESNYRKLYDMSESGVFESKADLERYINAKDLWRRR, encoded by the coding sequence ATGAGCCTTAAAAGTCAACGACGGTTAGCTGCCGAGATAATGAAAGTTGGAGAAACCCGAGTTTGGATTGATCCTGAACGGATAGATTATGTAGAAGCAGCTATTACTCGCGAAGAAATCCGCAAACTAATTCACGAAAAAGTAGTTAAACGCTTACCTGCTACCGGTGTTAGTCGTTCGCGTGCCCGACTTCTGGCACAAAAACGAAAGAAAGGTTTGAGACGAGGACCTGGAGGAAAAAGTGGTCCTGCGCGTTCAAAGGTTTCTAAGAAAGAAGTTTGGATGAACAGAATTCGACCTATACGACGCCGACTTCGTGACTTGAAGGAAACTCGCGCAATTACTGAGAGTAATTACCGAAAGCTTTATGACATGTCAGAAAGTGGTGTTTTCGAATCTAAAGCAGATTTAGAACGATACATCAATGCAAAAGATTTGTGGAGGAGACGTTAA
- a CDS encoding 50S ribosomal protein L32e: MTTEEREVSTNNSSKNAYVKNKKPKFRRQESWRYKRVTDRWRRPHGIDSKMRKKVKGWPASPTVGYQSPKATRGLHPSGYVETRVFNVEDLAGIDPEIQAVRVAHTVGAKKRYEIIATAEEKGIHVLNSRKTREDIEEKENGDED; this comes from the coding sequence TTGACAACAGAAGAACGAGAAGTTAGCACAAATAACTCTTCTAAAAACGCTTATGTGAAAAACAAAAAGCCCAAATTTAGAAGACAAGAAAGCTGGAGGTACAAACGAGTAACTGACAGATGGAGAAGACCTCATGGCATCGACAGCAAAATGCGCAAAAAAGTCAAAGGCTGGCCAGCATCACCAACTGTTGGTTATCAAAGCCCTAAAGCTACGCGAGGCTTGCACCCATCTGGATATGTTGAAACACGTGTATTCAATGTAGAAGACCTAGCTGGAATCGACCCTGAAATTCAGGCTGTTCGAGTTGCTCACACCGTAGGTGCAAAAAAACGATATGAAATCATTGCAACTGCTGAAGAAAAAGGCATTCACGTTTTGAACTCACGCAAAACTCGGGAAGATATAGAAGAAAAAGAAAATGGAGACGAAGATTAG
- a CDS encoding 50S ribosomal protein L5, whose amino-acid sequence MKAEPVVEEKPEPKVAKPVRKEWVGNPMLMPIIEKVTVNMAVGKSGAPLEQAVTIIKQLTNQKPSKRNAKKTVREFGIRKGEPIACVVTLREEPAKEFLVKAFYAVEKKISKYSFDPQGNFSFGIKEHINLPGTKYLPELGIHGMDVSVSLGRAGYRVKRRHRRQAKVGKDHQLTAEEAILFIKDEFDVQIL is encoded by the coding sequence ATAAAAGCAGAACCAGTAGTTGAGGAAAAACCCGAACCTAAAGTTGCTAAACCTGTTCGTAAAGAATGGGTTGGAAATCCTATGCTTATGCCAATAATTGAGAAAGTAACAGTCAATATGGCTGTAGGAAAGTCTGGTGCACCTTTGGAACAGGCAGTAACAATCATTAAACAGTTAACAAACCAAAAACCCTCCAAACGAAACGCCAAAAAGACAGTACGTGAGTTTGGTATCCGAAAAGGTGAACCAATCGCATGTGTAGTCACTCTGCGCGAAGAACCCGCAAAAGAGTTCTTGGTCAAAGCATTTTATGCTGTTGAAAAGAAGATTTCAAAATACTCTTTTGACCCTCAAGGCAACTTCTCGTTTGGAATAAAAGAGCATATAAATCTTCCAGGAACTAAATATTTGCCTGAACTAGGAATTCATGGTATGGATGTTTCTGTTTCTCTTGGCAGGGCCGGTTATCGCGTAAAGCGCAGACACCGACGCCAAGCTAAAGTTGGTAAAGACCATCAGCTAACTGCCGAAGAAGCGATATTGTTTATTAAAGACGAATTTGATGTTCAAATACTATAA
- a CDS encoding 30S ribosomal protein S4e, which produces MGRKGERGHLKRKPAPKLWPIHRKEKVWTVKPKPGPHPAARSLPLALIVRDMLGFANTAKEARNIISSGKIVVDGKVRRDEKFLVGLMDIISVPGNNKFYRVLPSEKGLFLKSITSSEASFKLYRIEDKTLVKTGKMELDLHDGSNFIVGEIESQLPEKVVYTTLDVLKLSIPDRELLNHTKLAVGASAIVIGGKNMGKTGKIDTIEEQADKKRRDLIVTIKDENGNQLQTILDFVFVLGDAVSSVSVTEET; this is translated from the coding sequence ATGGGAAGAAAAGGCGAACGCGGACATCTTAAACGAAAACCCGCTCCAAAATTATGGCCTATTCACAGAAAAGAAAAGGTTTGGACCGTTAAACCAAAACCTGGACCTCACCCTGCTGCCCGATCTTTGCCTTTGGCATTAATTGTACGGGACATGCTTGGATTTGCCAACACCGCTAAAGAAGCTAGAAACATTATCTCTTCAGGAAAAATAGTAGTAGACGGAAAAGTAAGACGTGACGAAAAGTTTCTTGTTGGTTTAATGGACATCATTTCTGTACCTGGCAATAACAAATTTTATAGAGTTTTACCCTCTGAGAAAGGTTTGTTTTTGAAGTCTATTACTTCTAGTGAAGCTTCCTTCAAGCTTTACCGAATTGAAGACAAAACCCTAGTAAAAACAGGCAAAATGGAACTAGACTTGCATGATGGTTCAAATTTTATTGTTGGCGAAATTGAATCTCAACTTCCTGAAAAGGTTGTTTATACTACTCTTGATGTTCTAAAACTAAGTATCCCTGATCGTGAACTTCTTAATCACACAAAATTGGCTGTTGGTGCATCTGCAATTGTAATTGGCGGAAAAAACATGGGTAAAACCGGCAAAATAGATACAATCGAAGAACAAGCTGACAAAAAACGCAGAGATCTAATCGTAACAATCAAAGATGAAAACGGAAACCAGTTGCAAACAATACTTGATTTCGTTTTTGTTCTAGGAGACGCTGTATCCTCAGTATCTGTAACGGAGGAAACCTAA
- a CDS encoding 50S ribosomal protein L6, translating to MRAIESVSTVEVPENVVGTLDGRTVTIKGEKGELVRDFSHAPVVMKFDGKTFTVSASWPRKREAAIVGTVSSHIKNMIKGVTNGYTYKLKIVYSHFPITVKIEGKYLTIANFTGERNPRKVKIMGTCNVQIKGDDIVIQGISLEDVSQTAANIQDGTKIKSKDPRVFLDGIYVFEEHEGFVD from the coding sequence ATGCGTGCAATAGAATCCGTATCAACAGTTGAAGTCCCCGAAAACGTAGTGGGCACTCTAGACGGCAGAACAGTCACAATCAAAGGAGAAAAAGGAGAACTAGTCCGAGACTTTTCACATGCACCCGTCGTAATGAAATTTGATGGAAAAACCTTTACAGTAAGTGCAAGTTGGCCACGCAAACGAGAAGCAGCAATTGTTGGAACCGTAAGTTCTCACATTAAGAACATGATCAAAGGAGTAACAAACGGATACACATACAAGTTGAAAATTGTTTACTCTCACTTTCCAATAACTGTAAAGATTGAAGGAAAATATTTGACCATTGCAAACTTCACTGGCGAACGTAATCCACGTAAAGTTAAGATTATGGGAACCTGCAATGTCCAAATCAAAGGTGACGATATAGTAATTCAAGGAATAAGCCTTGAGGATGTTAGCCAAACAGCTGCAAACATCCAGGATGGTACCAAAATCAAGTCCAAAGACCCACGAGTCTTCTTGGACGGTATATATGTTTTTGAAGAACATGAGGGATTCGTAGATTGA
- a CDS encoding 30S ribosomal protein S14, with protein MVKQQTKVERKCGKGSRPCRRCGSYGSLVRRYGLDLCRQCFREIASDLGFRKYE; from the coding sequence ATGGTGAAACAGCAAACTAAAGTAGAAAGAAAATGTGGTAAGGGCAGTCGTCCCTGTAGACGATGTGGATCCTACGGTTCCCTTGTACGAAGATATGGCTTAGACCTTTGTCGCCAATGTTTCCGAGAAATTGCAAGCGACCTAGGATTTAGGAAATACGAGTAA
- a CDS encoding ribonuclease P protein subunit: MNVSLSIVQDEFIGLEANVVKCSNLSVVGLTGQVVDETRNTFTLSCNSERKVVIKDTAVFDFTLSNGTVVEIDGKVIMGRPEDRLKKRIRRAW, encoded by the coding sequence ATGAATGTTTCTCTCAGTATAGTTCAGGATGAATTTATTGGTCTTGAAGCTAACGTAGTTAAATGTTCAAACCTTTCTGTTGTTGGATTAACGGGTCAAGTAGTTGACGAGACCCGTAACACATTTACATTATCATGTAATAGTGAGAGAAAGGTTGTCATCAAAGACACTGCCGTTTTTGATTTCACATTGTCAAACGGGACAGTTGTGGAAATCGACGGCAAAGTCATTATGGGACGACCAGAAGACCGACTCAAAAAAAGAATACGGAGAGCTTGGTAA
- the rpmC gene encoding 50S ribosomal protein L29: protein MAILRVKEIREMSSEQRLEKVNEFRTELARIKTMVAAGGAIDNPSQIKEMRKTIARILTIEAEVQQSGEQK from the coding sequence ATGGCAATTTTACGAGTTAAAGAAATCCGTGAAATGTCTTCTGAACAACGTTTAGAAAAAGTTAACGAGTTTCGAACTGAACTCGCACGCATAAAAACAATGGTTGCAGCAGGAGGCGCCATTGATAATCCTTCACAGATTAAGGAAATGCGTAAAACTATTGCTCGTATTTTAACAATCGAAGCAGAAGTACAACAGAGTGGTGAACAGAAATGA
- a CDS encoding 30S ribosomal protein S3, giving the protein MSVVKHFIEDSIKKIEIEEFLQNEFERAGYGGVSITKTPLGTHLVIYTMRPGLVIGRGGETIRALAQILEQQFQLPSPQISVAEIEVPELNAHVVASRIASALKRGIHYRRSAFWAITNAMEAGALGIEIIISGKLRTDRARYEKFVEGYLPKSGEPPRRYMRSAELHVHLKPGTLGVKVSLLPPDAVFPDKLEVYDIPEEREAKPEPIQEEAVAETPVEPETAPAEEAEPAPEAEVGETPVEVPEVPETVVAEEKPAEVSAPEPEVVDAKKETEVEVESAKEPETENAPEVEAKPAEEKKPMEEEKASEVEVPVEVEKTSEDKVAEAESAPEEKDEAGE; this is encoded by the coding sequence ATGTCTGTAGTAAAACATTTCATCGAAGATTCAATCAAAAAAATAGAAATCGAAGAATTCTTGCAAAATGAATTCGAACGCGCAGGATACGGCGGAGTAAGCATAACCAAAACTCCCCTAGGTACACACTTGGTAATTTATACCATGCGCCCTGGATTAGTAATTGGACGCGGCGGAGAAACAATCCGTGCCCTTGCACAAATTCTAGAACAACAATTCCAACTTCCAAGCCCCCAAATTTCTGTAGCAGAAATCGAAGTCCCCGAACTAAATGCCCACGTAGTTGCATCCCGAATCGCATCAGCCTTGAAACGTGGTATCCACTACAGACGTTCAGCTTTCTGGGCAATAACCAACGCCATGGAAGCAGGCGCACTGGGAATCGAAATCATTATCAGCGGCAAACTACGAACTGACCGCGCCCGCTACGAAAAATTCGTTGAAGGTTACCTACCTAAAAGTGGAGAACCCCCTCGGAGATACATGAGAAGTGCAGAATTGCACGTTCACTTAAAACCGGGAACATTAGGCGTAAAAGTAAGCCTTCTTCCACCTGATGCAGTATTTCCTGACAAACTAGAGGTCTACGATATCCCCGAAGAACGTGAAGCTAAACCCGAACCAATACAAGAAGAAGCAGTTGCAGAAACACCAGTTGAACCCGAAACCGCTCCTGCAGAAGAAGCAGAACCAGCTCCTGAAGCTGAAGTTGGTGAGACACCTGTTGAAGTGCCCGAAGTACCTGAGACTGTTGTAGCCGAAGAAAAACCTGCAGAAGTATCTGCTCCTGAACCAGAAGTTGTAGACGCAAAGAAAGAAACAGAAGTGGAAGTTGAATCTGCAAAGGAACCAGAAACTGAGAACGCTCCAGAAGTTGAAGCTAAACCTGCTGAAGAGAAGAAACCAATGGAAGAGGAAAAAGCCTCTGAAGTTGAAGTTCCTGTTGAAGTAGAGAAGACATCTGAAGACAAAGTAGCTGAAGCAGAATCTGCTCCTGAAGAAAAAGATGAGGCAGGGGAATAA
- a CDS encoding 50S ribosomal protein L14: protein MAKGVVGQKPKISRGLNNGAMLKCADNSGAREVRLIQVVGYKGRLRRVPSASVGDLITISVRKGTPDMRKKIFHAVVVRQRKPFRRVDGTWVMFEDNAAVVMTPEGEMRGSEIRGPIAKEAAEKWPRIASAASIIL, encoded by the coding sequence ATGGCCAAAGGTGTCGTTGGTCAGAAACCCAAAATTTCCCGCGGGCTCAACAACGGTGCAATGTTGAAATGTGCAGATAACTCTGGTGCTCGAGAAGTCAGACTCATCCAAGTAGTAGGATACAAAGGACGTCTCAGACGAGTTCCATCAGCCTCTGTAGGTGACCTGATAACCATATCTGTTAGAAAAGGCACCCCTGATATGCGCAAAAAAATATTCCATGCTGTTGTTGTTCGTCAACGAAAACCTTTCCGCCGCGTAGACGGAACTTGGGTTATGTTCGAGGACAATGCTGCTGTAGTTATGACTCCTGAAGGAGAAATGCGTGGTTCAGAAATTCGTGGCCCAATCGCAAAAGAAGCAGCTGAAAAATGGCCCAGAATTGCCAGTGCTGCAAGCATCATTTTGTAG